TGTATATGTCTGACATGGAGATTAATACCACCTTCAGTCGGATCAGGATTTAGCTCAGCACATTCACAGAACATTGCAAACAGTGTATCCACTGCAAGGATAAAACTCTCATTCAAGGGGATTTATTTAAACATCCACaaggaacaaataaattaaaaaggcaCAGAAAACAGAAACAAAAGTTTACATTGTTTAGGATCTGACGGCACAAGTCTCATCTCAGTTATCTTCGATAAGTTCAACGTATCATCACTCTCGGAATCTGAATCTTCAGATTCATCATCCTCAGTCCCAGTCTCAatctagaaaaataaaataaatacaaagaTCCTCATTGGACCATTCAAAAACTATATATCAATGATTCAAATCTCAACCAGAGGAAAGAGAAGAGTACAAGTATAAGCTTGCATACGTTGCAAATTCATAACACTAGATCACTTCACCAATAGTTATACATTTCATTGCCTGCTTATGTCAAAAGTATCACTTCAATGAGGTTATTCTAATGCTGCCATACACTGACGGATACAAATCCTAGGAGATAAAGTGATGATTGAGTTCAAATCTCAAAGCAGGAAAGTGAAACTTCTTCCATATCACTTTAATTACAGCGCAAAACTAATACTATCAATTGCAAAGATACTCGATACTGAAGcacaaattataaatatcacATACAAATTGTACAAACTCTTCAACCGTGCAATTCTAACCAGATCTATCCATATCCAGACTTAAACCTTCTAAAATTCAAAATGCAGATATTTAACACAGCAGACTGCAAAATAAATGAACATAGAGCAGGAGTATTTAGACTAAGGATGAATCGCACCTGAGCATAGATGCAAGGAGAAGGATAAGCCTCAGGATCTGTAGAAACAGCGTGAAGCGATACAGAAAGGAAGTCCAAGGCATATCCTTTCGCCATATCCGAGTCACTCAACCACACTACTTGCCTTTCCATACAAATTTCAAAACAACGAATCAATCACGCTGCAAAGCTACGTATAAAATATGTGATGAGAATCGACAGCTCAAACAACCTGGTGGTGATGTAGAGAGTGCCGGGGGATTCCGGCACGCGGCGGCTACTGCCGAGGACGATGGAGACATCGTGCTGCACGAGCATCAGCTCCTCGCCGTTGTCGGCGTCGAGGATTGGTTTTCCGACGCCTTCGCCGCTTCTTTCAGTAACCGATCGAATGCCGGAGGCCATTTCCGGTGGAATTTAGAGAAGGAGAAATCGGGGTTTAGGGTTTTGAATTTTGGTGCTGTCAGGTTTAAAAGTTGAATGGCGCTCTCTTTAATTCTGCATATATATATGGTCAACTTTATACCCTATCCATAGAGATAATACTCATATAACCAATTTTCAATCCTATCATATTATTTTAGAACTAATATAAATCAATATGAAATGCTTATTATAGAGTAACATTTAGTAATATTTTGTTGATTAATAAATCGAAATGATATATTGAATTTCAGTGTGTATATATCTAAATTTTAGTTTAAGAGACTTATTCAtatctatgtaattttttatattataaatattcatCTTTATTTGTATGCGAGGAGTGCCGAGTGTGTCTTTATACTTTCACAAGTTCACAAACAAATCCTTGAATTGATTAGttatttttttgtatagttttcgTTCTGATAAGTACCATACTACATagttttttgaattatttggaaTTATACACttattaatataatactaatcaatttattattttttaaaaagacactaataataataattgtccCTGATTACATGTCTGATATTTTTCGCATGCAAATAAATTATCTCATTTCTTATTTACCTTTTGCTAAATCACATTCCATTAGCTCattccatatatttttattattataataataatacatgctactactataaaattataGCTCACATTATATTTCGTCTaactttttttacatttattaaaattcgcgCCAAGTTAAAATAGATTGGTAATTGCAAAATCATAATGAGTAATAAGAGAcaattatgataatattaataAGTAATTATATACTCACACTTTCTTCAAAGACAAAATACAAAGAAAGTGAATAGTAAAAAAAACAGTTTGTTTGACCACCGTGGGAGTGGCGGCAACACCACCCCCTCCGCTGGCCGGCAAAGAATCCTACAAAGATCCACCACTTTGTCTTTGCCTCtgactctctccctctccctctctctctctccactaCAGTTGAAATTCTTGTTCACACATTACCCCACTTCCTCAACTACATCCCCCACCAATCCAAAGAAACGTTCAAGGCACTATCATCATCACTTTTCTTcttccatttcttttttttttggtattctATACATAGTTTCATACACCTTTGCCTGCATAAAAAGGTGCAAATTGACATGTTACAAAAGGAGACTAATTGAAGAAATTTCATAAACAATTAAATACTCCTATGACTTTTTTCAAACTTATATGAATTTCTTGGATATCATGAAGCAAGcaaaagttaaaaaaattaaaaataaaacctGTCTGATTATTGAACAAGAACACACTTCACAGCAGAAATTGTCTTGTCCCTTTTTAgagccatatttttgggaaagaTTTGGTAAAAATTGTTTGGATGGCAATGGAGCAACTAACTTCACTCACATCAAGCCTCTTTGCTCCAATGAGATATGCTCTTctttattgtattttatttccTCATTATGATTCAAAAATACATAGATTATAGATATCTCACATGTAAATTCACTAATATCTTACAAGGCAACCCTAAACCCTACCTATATTTTCCAATTGACAAATATGGTAGACCCATTTGAGAAAAAGACTGAAAAATGGACACTCACACTCTTAACTCTTACGGCTAGCCATCATGCATACATATGAGAAACAACTAtgcaaaaaatgaattttaggACAACCAAGATGGCATGTCATGAAAGTTCTCTACCGTATAAATAAGTGCGAATGAACTCAAAATTTATTCTATGAGTGTGTTCTCTTTGATGGAGAATGGAAGAACGGAAAATTTACCGAGCAACGAGCAACCAATTTTCCCCTACCCGGCATCTTTTTCCAAGATGATCAATGATGATTTCCCATTTACCCTATATAATGACTTACCCCAACCTATTAGTTGTAGGAGATTCTTCTTACTTAATGAGGTACACTTCGTAGTTTACTAAGGCAAGTTGAAAACATACATGTCCAAAAACGAAAAACCAAAGCGATGATTCTTTACTAGGAACAACCCCCTACCAATGTCTGCAAAAATGACAAATAAGCCCCTGGCAAGCTTCCAAGGGTTGGTGTCGGTGGGCAGACAACAATGTAAAACTATTTCAATTTGATATTGTTAGGTTTTTCATTCTTTGAATATCTCGAAAACGACACTGTTATAGGCCAAAACATGGGACCATGACCAACCTAACATTGTTGTGTTCTAGTGAAAGGGACTCATCACAAATTTCTTGATTCATTAAGGAAACTAAACCACATATCAATCAAACATTATGTAGCAATTATTACTCATAAACAGTTAAGTTGACATTCGAATTGCAGTTGCATTAACAGAGAGATCTTACCAGTTTTTTTTCCCTTGCTCCCAATTTGTTGTATGTCACGTTGTGGACATTGTCAAGATGGTCTCGAGATGGGCTGCTTCAGCACGACTGTTGGGGCTATCCGGCAGTTCCTCCGCTGGTGCTCCAAGACTAGCTGCTCGGCGAACCAGTCAAGCTTCTCTGAGTTGCTCTGCTCTCCGAGCCTCCTGCCTCCAAATAGGACGGACTCGACGTTCTTCTGTTTCAGTGTTTCATCCGCTATTCCAGTCAGTAGGCCTATGTTGCTCGGACTCGGGTCTGAGTCAATGTGGGGCCCACACCTACCGAAACTCAACCCGTTGGCCTATTGGTACACGACAACTTTAAAAGATTAGGCTATGATCAACTACCTAATGCTAACTAATGCCTCACGTTTCAAGAAAATTAGCCAACAATTGAGATGGAAattattaagagcatccacaatggacgAAGGGTTTCACTATTAATATACATCCAAATTATGCTCAGCATTATCCATCCACCACTACAGATTTAATGAAGACAACTAGGActgattaattaaattatcatCCATAACTAATCATATGCTTCAACAGTACTCTTATAGCTACAAGTCAATTCTCAAATATCATAATCATCCCCCAAAATATTTGTCAAAACTTCCAAAAATATTCATAGTTTATAGTCTATAAAGTTAGGTGATACATAAGAAAGGAAACTGAACAAGGCCACACTTCTCAATGCCAGCGCATAATATGTATCACAAAAATTGGAATGGTGATGTTAAGATCTTGTCTTTTATAGGAAaataattgcaattttattttatacgtgtatttatatttgttttgggattttGACAGTGTCACTGCTATATCTCACTTATAGAATATGCAATCAATTTTCCTGTTCAGGCATGGGAAAAGGACTCTCAACACACTAGCTCTCTGTAAAACAGACAAGAAAGCAAGCTGTGTCCAGTTTAGCCATTTCCTTTCTCTCTCATGATTTACTCACTCCAGTAATTTGTACAGAGGATGCATCATGATAAGTAATATACATGCATGTATACAAATATATAATGTGGGCTCATGAGATTTCAGAAGCCAGTTTCTATTAGTTCTGGTAAAATAATGAATTGAGGTTGTGAAAACTACTTTTAACAGCATACTGATACAGTCAAACATGTGACTTTACTGTGGGCTGTAGGGATATGGTCAAAAACatataaagaaataaattatgcACTCTTTGCCTACTGCAAATCTGCAAAagactaaggccatccacaacgctgtctctataccgtctcttaactactatttgagcactatttgagggccccactgtccttttttcctccatctcttaactaagagacggaggctgcaacgctccgtctcttaaccgtctctataccgtctcttaattactattcattcaatttaatttataattttttttaaaacccaattcaatttaaacaaacacactttattaaaattaaaacaaaattaaaaaacacacaaaataaaaaaacacacaaaataaaaaaaacacacaaaataaaaaaacacacaaaataaaaaaacacacaaaataaaaaaaaattaatcggaagggctaatcatcctccggaggcggtcgaggttgagggggagtcggaaggccaagttgtgctgccatatgcacaattccgttccacca
This sequence is a window from Salvia splendens isolate huo1 chromosome 14, SspV2, whole genome shotgun sequence. Protein-coding genes within it:
- the LOC121763506 gene encoding chloride conductance regulatory protein ICln-like; the protein is MASGIRSVTERSGEGVGKPILDADNGEELMLVQHDVSIVLGSSRRVPESPGTLYITTRQVVWLSDSDMAKGYALDFLSVSLHAVSTDPEAYPSPCIYAQIETGTEDDESEDSDSESDDTLNLSKITEMRLVPSDPKQLDTLFAMFCECAELNPDPTEELDGEYDWITSADQLEDDDSEGDADQNPAHPIGAKENLGLAHSVVQLQINDHRFEDADEMEQDGKNGDN